The following proteins are encoded in a genomic region of Rattus rattus isolate New Zealand chromosome 2, Rrattus_CSIRO_v1, whole genome shotgun sequence:
- the Znf518a gene encoding zinc finger protein 518A: MPFEQTQLFCDEKQTILKKFDTRNEIPDTIKSIPIPKISEAGFHYEPKNVNICLPKINIPNEILMKHEVEKYRKLFQSKPQTARKSVSVRTVSRAKGCALRCESERVEDEAGKMCAKILNFTCSKCQDRTQYSPNDLQKHFEMWHHGEQPSFPCEMCSFSASDFQIFKQHRKTHRNTFVKCDICNSECSYTLLDLTKHFTSKHCVNGNFQCEECRFFTQDVGTFVQHIHRHKEVHYKCGKCHHLCFTKGELQKHLRVHSGTLPFTCHYCSYGAIHKDQLVRHVITLHKEHLYAKEKLERDQYDKRVAKTTTGLKLILKRYKIGPTKTFWKRKTIASGNDESIGKNAQAFNIVSKTQTKSEDQSQEQLNEEKGGRQHCEDGDKPIESGSEKATVLSTGQCNKADEGASAPSSVLSAVQGPTVLLVRNNKITIPANYSAKFMGFKMVDGRQHIVIKLLPANKQILPSPALQPNTEKESTANLPPQAMDNTGFATGLTAMNETDFVKAAPLSCSSPELPRKVISEKETAFISEKNNMLQMVDDSKSVTSLPTPSESVTSVRLTTKVEARDNVDLWENPSTQSHPDLIGTSINSPDKVNLTIRPNAYSCGDMHNYCINYVNSELPAESSNCFEFSNQGSLPFHNYSKVNNKRRRFSRGAVCENLQRESSNKTVTQQSTSDSDTTSPLRKESSNSDSLLASISPLSGTLKIKTEIEEPCDLEETQNFNEQSLFTNENQNLLNMTEEPKWDDIPCPGSPMMPRITSVFSLQSEQASEFLPPEVNQLLQDTLKPRSDIKEDSNNIPSKNLPLDCDQTLKKSKEEVIKSSKDFQMQDIIPVPSASVGGNVPANDLSLKCNGQEKQALSVLQDVRDPGVTTKIPSIITLLKTQSDAIITQQLVKDKLRTTTQHSGPVYVQNPLLTSEQKNPVFVQTPKGFIIPLHVANKPGLHVFSGRPVPLVNTQSVPAALLVNKKPGVVLTVNNGKPEGVPTVKTENVHSYRTVTKEPCRTPFLKAEHNRYCLTPGLCSNIGSCVNMKTCSENTLPLKGSYIIKTSVSSSVKAVPFANVLPEQQGPNMNVLDAVRQQNESLPKASLYTLMPDGKQAVFFKCMMPNNTKLLKPRLVQNSTYQRIQPKRPAGAPQKILVKIFNPVLSMSAVNNLSVGNSASSFQKEIVPSKPTVHGEQKAPQSSRDALPVSVQDLMPANDAVLSSTAARPGSSEEPVHISERSETRVSRSKANCTIERNFNKRKTCKNKFAKIKTRISQDSETAFVSRNRSCKRKYIDNYQEPPRKKSASHRKCKERANAEDVQETFGFSRPRLPKDSGRTLRLFPFNSEQLVKCPRRNQPVVVLNHPDADAPEVERVMKTITKFNGRVLKVSLSKATINALLKPVSTTSETTYSDFSKRHKMLKPVNSVKERFVLKLTLKKTSKNNYQIVKTTSEDVLKSKFNCWFCGRVFDNQDVWAGHGQRHLVEATRDWNMLE; encoded by the coding sequence atgcCATTTGAACAGACACAGCTATTTTGTGATGAAAAACAAACTATTTTGAAAAAATTTGATACAAGAAATGAGATACCAGATACTATCAAATCAATACCTATACCAAAAATTTCAGAAGCTGGTTTTCATTATGAACCAAAAAATGTGAACATCTGTTTACCCAAGATAAATATTCCAAATGAAATCTTAATGAAACATGAAgttgaaaaatacagaaaactgtTTCAGAGTAAACCACAGACTGCAAGGAAATCTGTCAGTGTGAGGACTGTAAGCCGTGCCAAGGGGTGTGCACTGCGCTGTGAATCTGAGCGCGTGGAAGACGAGGCTGGAAAGATGTGTGCAAAGATACTCAACTTTACTTGTTCAAAGTGCCAAGACCGCACTCAGTATAGCCCGAATGACTTGCAGAAACACTTTGAAATGTGGCATCATGGCGAGCAGCCTTCATTTCCTTGTGAAATGTGTAGTTTTTCAGCAAGTGACTTCCAGATATTTAAACAACACCGAAAAACCCATAGGAATACTTTTGTAAAATGTGATATTTGTAACAGTGAGTGTTCATATACTTTATTGGACTTGACAAAGCATTTCACGTCTAAACATTGTGTTAATGGTAATTTTCAGTGTGAAGAGTGTAGATTCTTTACCCAGGATGTCGGCACATTTGTTCAGCACATTCATAGACATAAAGAAGTGCATTATAAATGTGGAAAATGCCATCACTTGTGTTTTACCAAGGGAGAGCTTCAGAAGCACCTTCGTGTCCATTCTGGTACTCTGCCCTTCACTTGTCACTACTGTAGCTATGGTGCCATTCATAAAGACCAACTTGTCAGACATGTTATAACCTTGCATAAAGAACACTTATATGCGAAAGAAAAACTGGAAAGAGACCAATATGATAAAAGAGTGGCAAAGACTACAACAGGACTTAAACTAATACTTAAAAGATACAAAATAGGTCCAACAAAGACGTTTTGGAAACGTAAGACAATTGCCAGTGGGAACGATGAAAGTATAGGAAAAAATGCTCAAGCATTTAATATAGTGAGCAAAACACAGACTAAATCTGAAGACCAGAGTCAAGAGCAATTAAATGAGGAGAAGGGTGGAAGACAGCACTGTGAGGACGGTGATAAGCCCATAGAATCGGGGTCAGAAAAGGCAACTGTGCTATCCACTGGGCAATGTAATAAAGCTGATGAGGGAGCAAGTGCTCCTTCAAGTGTCTTGAGCGCTGTACAGGGACCGACGGTGTTACTGGTGAGAAATAATAAGATAACAATTCCTGCTAACTACAGTGCTAAGTTTATGGGTTTCAAGATGGTAGATGGGAGACAGCATATCGTAATAAAATTGTTGCCTGCCAATAAGCAGATTTTACCTTCACCAGCCTTACAGCCGAACACAGAAAAGGAGAGTACAGCTAATTTGCCACCCCAGGCCATGGACAACACTGGATTTGCAACTGGATTAACTGCAATGAATGAAACAGATTTTGTGAAAGCAGCTCCACTTTCATGTTCATCCCCTGAGCTTCCCAGGAAAGTAATTTCTGAAAAGGAAACCGCTTTCATATCCGAAAAAAATAATATGCTTCAGATGGTGGATGACAGTAAAAGTGTAACTTCATTGCCAACACCGTCAGAATCAGTTACATCAGTGCGTTTGACTACAAAAGTTGAAGCAAGAGATAATGTTGACTTGTGGgaaaatcccagcacccagagtcATCCAGACTTAATAGGAACCTCCATTAACAGTCCTGATAAAGTCAACCTTACTATCAGGCCAAATGCATACAGTTGTGGAGATATGCATAACTACTGCATTAATTATGTCAACTCTGAGTTACCTGCTGAATCCTCCAACTGTTTTGAGTTCTCCAACCAAGGATCATTACCTTTTCATAATTACTCAAAGGTAAATAATAAACGCCGTAGGTTTTCAAGAGGAGCAGTGTGTGAAAACCTTCAGAGAGAGTCTTCGAATAAAACAGTTACTCAACAATCAACTAGTGACAGTGACACAACTTCACCACTGAGAAAGGAGAGCTCCAACTCAGATAGCCTGTTAGCATCCATCAGCCCTTTAAGtggaactttaaaaataaaaacggaAATTGAAGAACCATGTGAtttagaagaaacacaaaattttaATGAACAGAGCCTCTTTACTAATGAAAACCAAAATTTATTGAATATGACTGAAGAACCTAAGTGGGATGACATTCCCTGTCCCGGCTCCCCTATGATGCCTCGAATcacatctgttttctctctccagagtGAGCAGGCTTCAGAATTTTTGCCACCCGAAGTAAACCAGTTACTTCAAGATACATTAAAACCAAGATCTGATATAAAGGAAGATTCTAATAACATTCCCAGTAAAAACCTTCCACTTGATTGTGACCAAACACTTAAAAAATCCAAGGAAGAAGTGATAAAATCTTCAAAAGACTTCCAAATGCAAGACATCATCCCAGTTCCTTCTGCCAGTGTAGGTGGTAATGTGCCTGCAAATGATCTGAGTTTAAAATGTAATGGACAGGAAAAACAAGCGCTGTCAGTATTACAAGATGTGAGAGATCCAGGGGTGACCACTAAAATTCCAAGTATCATCACATTACTCAAGACTCAGTCAGATGCAATAATAACACAACAGCTTGTAAAAGACAAACTCCGAACCACAACACAACATTCAGGTCCTGTGTATGTTCAGAATCCACTTCTAACCTCAGAACAGAAGAATCCTGTATTTGTTCAAACACCAAAAGGTTTTATTATACCGCTGCATGTTGCTAACAAGCCTGGATTGCATGTTTTCTCCGGAAGACCAGTTCCTTTGGTTAATACACAGAGTGTACCTGCTGCTCTCCTTGTAAACAAGAAACCTGGAGTGGTTTTGACAGTTAACAATGGGAAACCTGAAGGTGTTCCCACTGTTAAGACTGAGAATGTTCATAGTTACAGGACTGTGACTAAGGAACCTTGCAGAACACCTTTTCTGAAGGCAGAACACAACAGGTACTGTCTTACACCTGGACTTTGTTCCAATATTGGCAGTTGTGTGAACATGAAAACTTGCTCAGAGAATACATTGCCACTGAAAGGTTCTTATATTATTAAAACATCAGTAAGTTCTTCAGTGAAAGCGGTTCCTTTTGCTAACGTTCTACCTGAACAGCAGGGCCCTAACATGAATGTCTTGGATGCGGTAAGACAACAGAATGAAAGTTTACCCAAAGCATCTCTCTACACCCTCATGCCTGACGGTAAACAAGCTGTATTTTTTAAGTGTATGATGCCAAATAACACTAAACTGCTTAAGCCTAGGTTAGTCCAAAACAGCACCTACCAACGTATTCAGCCAAAGAGACCTGCAGGAGCACCACAGAAAATACTCGTAAAGATTTTTAATCCTGTTTTAAGTATGAGTGCTGTTAATAATCTTTCAGTTGGCAACTCTGCATCTTCATTCCAGAAGGAGATTGTACCCTCTAAACCAACTGTACATGGAGAGCAGAAAGCGCCACAATCTTCTAGAGATGCCTTACCAGTCTCAGTGCAGGATTTGATGCCAGCAAATGATGCTGTCCTTTCCTCTACTGCAGCACGCCCAGGATCTTCTGAGGAACCAGTACATATCAGTGAACGTTCAGAAACAAGAGTGTCAAGAAGTAAAGCAAATTGTACAATTGAGagaaatttcaataaaagaaagacttGTAAAAATAAGTTTGCAAAAATTAAAACTCGTATAAGTCAAGATTCTGAAACTGCCTTTGTATCTAGAAACAGAAGCTGTAAACGAAAGTACATTGATAATTACCAAGAACCTCCAAGGAAGAAGTCAGCATCGCATAGAAAGTGTAAAGAAAGGGCTAATGCTGAAGATGTCCAGGAAACATTTGGATTTAGCAGACCTAGGCTTCCAAAGGATTCTGGTAGAACTTTGAGACTTTTCCCTTTTAATTCTGAACAGCTTGTAAAATGTCCTAGGAGAAACCAACCAGTTGTGGTTTTGAACCATCCTGATGCAGATGCCCCAGAAGTAGAACGTGTAATGAAAACTATCACAAAGTTTAATGGGCGTGTATTGAAGGTTTCACTGTCAAAAGCAACTATTAATGCTTTACTGAAACCAGTTTCTACCACTTCTGAAACAACTTACAGTGACTTTTCCAAGAGACACAAAATGCTTAAACCTGTTAATTCTGTGAAAGAAAGGTTTGTGCTAAAACTAACACTCAAAAAGACAAGCAAAAATAATTACCAGATTGTAAAAACTACCTCCGAAGATGTCTTGAAATCTAAGTTTAACTGTTGGTTCTGTGGTAGAGTTTTTGACAATCAGGATGTGTGGGCTGGCCATGGGCAGAGACATTTAGTGGAAGCTACTAGGGATTGGAATATGTTAGAATAA